In Schizosaccharomyces osmophilus chromosome 1, complete sequence, the genomic window CAAAGCTACacaatcaaagaaaataccCATCGTAGGATATTTAAACTGATAAGTGGACTGTTATAAGATGCCATTGCAATACATAGTTAGCGACACTAAGAGTGGCTTTGATCAACTCAAGATCGAAGACACCAAGGAAGTTCAATCCCTTAAGCCTAATGAGGTTCAGGTAAATCTCAAGGCAGCTTCTCTCAACTACAGAGATTTGATTATTACGAAGGGCATGTATCCTCTTCATTTGAATCTTCCGATAGTTCCCGGCTCTGATGGTGTCGGTGTTGTTGAAAAGGTCGGTAGTGATGTGGATGAATATAAGCCTGGCGACAAAGTGGTTTGCAATTTCTTCGCTGATTACGTTGACGGAAAACCAACCCAGCACGGCTATGGTAGTGCCTTGGGTGGTACTGTAAACGGTGCTTTCCGCAAAGTTGGTTTCTTCCCTGCTCATGCCCTGAATCATGCACCTAGGAACTTAAGCTTCGAAGAGACATCCACTTTGCCTTGTGCTGCCGTGACTGCATGGAATGCCTTGTTTGGTAGCGAGGATAAATTGAAACCGGGTCAAAATGTCTTGATCCAGGGTACTGGTGGTGTTTCCATCTTTGCTCTCCAATTCGCCGCTGCTGCTGGTGCTCGTACCACAgtactttcttcttccgaTGAGAAACTGAAAATTGCCAAGAATTTGGGTGCTACTAACTTGATCAATTACAAGACGAACCCCGAATGGGCCAAACCTGCTTTGGAAGCTACCGACAATGTTGGTTATCATCATGTCGTCGAAGTCGGCGGTGAAAAAACATTGGGTCAATCTTTGGATGTCTTGGTTTTAGGCGGAGTCATCAGCTCTATTGGTTTCCTTGCTCAAGAAGGTGCCAGCCTTAACGTCACCTCATTGATTGGCAAAATTCTCAACAAGAATGCCATCATTCGTGGTATCTTTGTTGGACATGTCCACATGTTTGCAGACATGATTGCTTGTATTGAGGCAAACGATATTCACCCTCTCGTTGACAAGGTATTTCCCTTTGAACAGCTGAGGGAAGCTTATGACTACCTATGGAGTCAAAAGCACGTTGGTAAGGTTGTTCTCAAGATTGATTCTTAAATATAAGTGAAGTGAGGCAAAGACGATAAGCAGCTTTTCACTTAAGACTAGCTATGAAGCAGAGTAGTAACCTTTCCTGAATAAGCGACCATTTACGATTATATAAGCTGTTGAAGGGATTTGTCACAGGTTGGATCTCACTTGTTATAAGTTAGTGTCATTGTCATGAAtggtatacgatattacttATATTTTGATACAATAAACGtattgtattatcaaatGCGTTATTACATAAAGtaaatgttcatttttgcgatAGAAAACTTTAAAAATTCTAGAATAAAGgttgaaaagaagcttaCGAATTCTAGAAAGATATATGTGTATACCTCTAGTTGAAAGCTCAAATCTCCAGATTGGAAAATTCGACAGGTGTAGCTTCATGAATACAATTATCGTTTACTTAGGGAGTCAAGTCGACGCACTATGAGATAATATTAGTGGATCCAAATATATTTAGAATACAAGGTTTTTTCAACCCATAAACTCATACGCTAATGATATATTTAGCGGCGTAGAAACAAAGCTGTGACAGCCTAGTAGGATGTGAATTCATACAAAAGACGAACaacattttgttttcaaatcttATAATATGAAATTGTTCACGATTCAACCGCGACAAAATACCACAGATAGAGCTGAGTAGGGATGGATCTTACAAGACATCAAGTCAAATAAAATACTGGACGAGTACGTCAACTTTAGTAGTCAGATAGACAACTGGAGGcgtctacggccacacctaggcgaaaacaccagttcccgtccgatcactgcagttaagcgtctgagggcctcgttagtactatggttggagacaacatgggaatccggggtgctgtaggctccatctttttttggtggCTTTTTGTACTTGTtgaacaatttcttctaaacAACGGTAAGTATTTCTCTTGTTTACAAACGTCTTCATATTCCATAAATGTGCAACCTCCTACTATTGCAACGAACGGTTACCTGTGAGGTAACACTTGAGTTTTTAGAGAagattaaataaaataaacaaaccgaTCGTATTCAAACgtaaattaaattaataTATAGAGATTTCTTACAATGAATCCTAGAACAGTACCAAAAATTGGCGATGAGGAAAGAGAGGAAGCCAAATAAAActaatttaaataaataatgagAGCAATAGGGTTGCTTTgtcaatttttctcttccttaaaaattgaaagcgaagaaaaaaatgcatCGTCCTTTTGTTGATGCTTTGGAAGCGTAAGTGAACTGGTTTCCTCAGTTGAATATCCAAGGATGCAAATAAGACTGTGGTAACATATCCAACACACGACACCAACAGTTTGTCCAAGACCTGTGAAGATGGACTTTATGCCATTGACAAGAAATTTTGCAAGTAATATTGCGACAAGCATTTCTAATGTCACAACTGCTACCGCGAGAGTACAACGAAATATAAAATCtagttttgaaaaatccaaaaagccTACTAAAACTAACACAACGAAAATCAACGTCAATTTAAGCATCACAATAGAACCAACCGcaaagataaaaaagaacagtGGATAAAACACCTGCACcggaaataaaaaatgttcGGAAACGACCCCAAGACCACCCACAATAAAAATTAGTGCTTTAGCCACGAGCCATGCTACCCAAATTATAGGCCGACTGGATACTAGTTTTTGTTAGCAAATGCATGCTTAAGAATTTTTTcgattagaaaaaatattactTACCGTAAAATACACCGAAAGAAGTTGCCCAtgttaaaaagaattgaccTAAAGgacaaaagaaatcccAAGCATATCCAACTTTGCTAGATACATGTACTAaccaagaaagaaagtcaTAGTGGTAAAAGGCTGCTAATGAGCACAATAAAGATAAAACCAATGTCGAAATACAGTGAACCGTTCTGTTTTGGAAGATTACATTTTTAGGGAAGTGACgttttgtttcttccttaTACTCAGCTAAAAAAGTATAGGCGTTGGCTTTAATCTTGTTCTCTTTTATATCATAATAATCTTTATCcggaaacaaaaaaacaaggaaagCTACTACCTTGTTTCGTTTGATTTTTGGAGAACCTGACCCGAATGATTCTTTAATATCCTGCGGTGTATTCAAAGGAAGCCCCTTTTCAAGATCAATGTTGAAAGCATGGCCCTCAGGAGGAACACTTGAATCCAAGCTAGGCTTCTCTTCAGACATACTCATACAAAATTAATATCAATTGGCAAGAATTAAAGGCAAGGATGTTGGTTTCAATAAGAAATTTCGCATCACTTACGCAACGTTGAGTCACAAGAGCAAGTAACATCTTGTAACTTGGCTTTTATTTacagaaacagaaaaatgtaaacaaagcaactttttcaaaaaaaaatcaaaatgcTCACACCCTGGATTTAACAGTAAGTATAGCGTTTGATTGTTAGTGCTTGTCTAACACCGAAACTCGAATATAATCTTGATTTCTTGGGAACTAAAAAGTTAAGGAaaaattattctttatttgagAGAATGCAATAAGTCTGCAAAGttagttcttttttttttagcttCTCTCATTTCCTTTACAACCTGTCGACCAGTCTCcctttatatttcttcCGACTGTTTACTTGGCATatacaaattgaaaagtctCGAATCTAAGTTAGGTAGATGGCTCAGACCGAGCttactttctctttcaaacttttttgaacagAAAACCAATGGTAAAGCatcctttgtttgttgtGAGTAGTTTGTTTCCAGTCCCAAatgtcaacaaacaaacgTCTTGAAAAGGTATAAATAGAGGTCGAACTCTCCCTTTTTCAACCAAGCAAGCATATCAATCACATGCatccaaaagcaattctttctcAATCAAACTCGAGagctttgtttcttgtaGATGAATTGCGAAAACAGGACCTCGTTTTAGTCTTTTGTTGACAAAACTCACAAAATGAGCGCTCCTTGGATGTATCACTGCTTTGCTTCGTTAAAAGATGAATAAGCAGAAGGCGTTCCACTCGGTTGCTTTCCCATTGCTCCAATACCTTTTTCCTCATATatcttaaaaaattgtGATGAACGTTTCGATACTCTTCTTGAATTTCATTctcttattctttttttcaattaataACCTTTTCTCGTGAACCTTTATGACACAATTTTTGAGTATGATCCCTTTGATTCCCTCCTTTTCTAACATTTCAGCTTTCTCTTTGATTGATTcccttttttgattttaacTTCTTTCCCTTGTAAACTGGTTTTATCCCCCGTTCTTTTCCTTAAGACTCTTGCTTCTagcatttgtttacatttcaaaaagcaaagcaacGCACGAGTAATTGTATCTCGTCTactattattatttatgtaCGTGTTGAACAAGACAACTCAGCAGCGAGCATAAGATTTTAGTATTCGACTATAGATTCGATTCTGGTGGTTGCTggcgtttgtttacattccAAAATGTAATTTGCAGCATTCAAAAGGTCGAGTTCCAACTGCTCCTATTATTCATGTACGTGTTAAATTGAACCTTTTTAGCAACGAGCATGAGATAAGAGTATTTGAGAACAGACTCAACGGATGTTTGCGTTCCTGGCATAATCGTTTCTCTCAATAGTGATGTTGAATCAGTCGACCTTTCGAAGCATTGACTCTGGCCAAGTCAAGCTTTGGGGTTTATGTTCCAAAACCGAATTGAGTTGAAATTGATAATATAGAACAGGAGTTGCATCTTGGCATGAAATACAATACGCTGATCTCTTAAACCAAGTTGATCCTTTTCTTAAGCATCCAGCGTTGATGATTTATTCAGTAAGGGGACGTCACAGATAATTCCAAAGGTTTCCTAGGACGAATCGAGTAACTCTTTGTCACTAGTCCGCTTTTCTGGTTGTgtctgtttgtttactggaGGAAATCTCAATGCTACGTCCTTTGAGCAAAGACAACTTGTTTCCTAACTCAAACTAAActaaaattcctttttcaataaatctCCTTTGCCTTCTTATACTGTTCAACTCGtacaaaataaattcattatattttttcatttatgcTCAGTCCCTTTATAACAAAGAAGCATAAATAAGTCAATGAATAATAAAATTCCAAACCTATAGATGCTAATTTTCTGTAATAAACTTGTCAATTTACATCTCTGACTGTATTTGTATAATTTAGCTTTCATGAACGTAAATAAACACCACAGTAACCATTTAcggagaaaaaaaatccaaaaaccTTTTGATTATTAAGTTTTTAAGCAAATTgagtttatttttttcgcttttgTAAGTATTTACCGCCTTTGGGATCACTACCGTCGCTAGAAAGTCTAATTGCTGACAACATTCATAGCACTGTTTGAAACAAGTCAGTaggatttttatttacttgtAAACTAagaagttttgttttgaattcGACCTTGCTGACGAAGTCAACTTTCTAATACCATTCTCAACGGATTACCATGGAAATCACGGAAATGCAGGATCCTTTGGGCGCTTCTGCTTATTCCGTTTTTCCAATACCGCTGGACAAACACAATAAGAAGTCGGTTTTTTATACGAGATTTCTCACACCCCATAAATTTGCTTTATGTTTATTAGTTGAATTTTACGCCCAGCATGCTACTGCTCCGAGTTGTTCAGCTTCATTTCTGGATATAATCTTGGAGTACTTTGACGTATGTTTTTATCGACTCATTTCTGTCAAGTATTGTCTTCTAATGATTTCGATTTTTAGTCATCTAATTCGTTGCCTCAGAGTTTGATTGACCTGTATAATATAACAACTAAACTTCCAAGCACTATAGATAGTTACAGTGTTTACGATTTATTACACGAACGTGTATGTCTTTACCTCATGTATAGCATTTTTTTGATGCAACTAACAAAGTATCACTCTAGCTATGGTCCTTACACTCATATGAAGATATTCATGAAATCTTCATGTCCTTGGGAAGTTATATTACAAACTTATACGAGCCTGATGAAGAGCCACCTTCTCACATGTTATTCTCGCCGTCTTCAGTTTTGTCTGTCTTTCTACGAAAATGCGTGGTAGAATATGAACAGCTATCTTTCGAACAGGGAGTTGAGTTCTTTAagtcttttcttgaatacCGCTCCCCATCCATGAATTTTCGTAAAGATGGAGTGGAATACTGTAAAGTGAACGTACGGCATGAACTATTAGGTCTCGCGAGTAACCAGACTTTACTTCAACTCGCATTCGGGAGTACTCCAGGTTTGGATTTCTGTGCAGTCACGAACTTAGCTAATATTGGATAGGTTGTCATGCAACTCAAGATATTGAAAGGCTTATTCAATTACAAATCCAGCACATGCAGCGTAcgtattttatttattggaTTTTTATTGACTTGAGAACCTTTCTAATTGTATTTCTTCAGGTTATGGATGTTTTTTACCAGAGGAGATGAAACGTAAACTCCACGATATTTTAGAAGCCGAAGGGAACCACTTGAACACAAGCTATCACTTCAggtatttctttctttgtcttATTTATCTAACTGATTAGGTTCTTAAATGCTTGGTTCAATGGGGACTATCAACAATCTATAGAGAACCTTTGCAGATACTTTGACCATGTCATGCATTCGAATGAACGAGTCTCCTACCAATACGCTTTGCTGAATCTTAGTATCTTGCAAGCTGACTTTGGATGTGACAAAGAAGCCCTGCGCGCTATAGAAGATACGATTAATACTGCACGGGAAAGCGGTGATATTGCTTGTCTAAATTTTGCTTTGGCTTGGATGTATGAATTTAAACGTTCTCagcttccttcttctaaagacaaaaatcctgaagaagaaaaccatATCCTGGAGCATCTAGCTATCAATAGTCAAAGTGCTCAAATCCCTGTTTTACAATCCACGGTTCATTTAATGCAAGCCCAAcattttttggataacGGCAGTAACATGGTAGGagttttttccaatttgaCAAAATCCTTTGCTTTGCAATGTCACAGCGAATCCTTCCATAGCTTTTCAAGATACATGGATCTTTTACAAGAAACATGGTATCGACTAGGCTGTTTCTCATTAAGTTTTAACTATATCAGTCTTTATCAGAATAGCTTTTTCCAGGAAGCTTCTGTGATTGATTTGGTCAAAAGCTACATGAATAAAGCCAGAAGACTAGTTGAGAATGGTAATTGGTCGGACGTTTCTGCGACTTTACAAATGGCTAAAATGGAGTCGGAACGTTCTTTTCAGTCTGTTCACTTTTATGGCCGTGAAAAGTGTTTTCTGTATCTGGATAAAGCAATAAATGAGTAAGGGTCCACGTTTCCTTGAGTTACTAATGATAtttttacagaaaaaactaCAAGACAGCAacgtttcttttaaaaagctTGAATGGTTTCCGACATAGTAAGGAATCCCTATTCAACACTCATTATTACAGCCTCAAGCTTGACATAAGTTTGGGCAACTTCAGCCAGGTATGATGATATGACAGCAATTTGCTAACTGAAACAGTGTATAGATGCGGTTGAGAATCTTTTGGAGGACGATACGAACCTTACGGTCGAGTGGAAAGTAAAGCTGATGCTTCTCAAAGTTGATATTTACATTGTATgtacaataaaaaagttgatGACTTCTAACTGCctcagaaaacaaatgttttACATCGAGCCATCTTTGAACTCTTGAATGTTATTGAAATTTCCTCATCATCATTCTTGAGGCTCTATCTCTTAGAAGCATTATGTCTTTTGTGTTTAATCGGAAGTCTGGATTGCATCAAGGCTACTGAgcttttggattctttaaTACCCGAGGTAATTGCATCCGGTAATAAGGCATTGGTGGCATTATCGTTTTATTCATATGCGTCCATTCAGGTCTCCAGTTATGACAAGTTAAAGGCATCAAGAATATTTATTACGAAGTTGTTAGACAATGCATTCGATGGTATGAGGcactttttattttgtatttttctttaccacTAACGTTGAAAGGTTACAAAAGCTGCCATATGAAAGATATGCAACAGCAAATAGCGCTTTTAAAAATCCAATTTCTGAAGCAGATCAAGGATAACCAAGCAAGTCGTTACACCGAACAGTATTATAAAGAACTATTTATGCAAAACGAGTGAAGATTGGTTTAGATCATCCAATTGAACAACGGATTACCTTTTCAATCATGATAAGACGAATAATGACTACACGTTCAAGTTTCCAAGGTTTAGTCTTTTACCAACTGAATGACCTTTACTAAGAAActatatttttaaaattctATCACCTCATACACGGTTACTTATAAGCTACTTCTTAAACTACAAATGGACTAATCAATCcatcaaaaataatataaaataacTGAAAGGAACAGCAATCTTTGATCTAGATGAAAGTATCATAAGGAGCAGGATGAAGAGTGATGGGCTTGTTTTGTTCAGTAGCAACAAAGTGGGCCTTGACGGGAGGAGTAGGTTGACGACGGAGTTGGACAGTCTTACCTTCAGTCTTAGCCTCCTTACGCTTTTGCTCGTTGAGCTTGACACGGTTCAAGAAATCTTGACGGCACTTGGAGTGCTTAACGTGCTCAATACGGACGTTGACGCGCTTCTCCATGTAACGGTTGCCAACGATCTTGTAGATCAAGACACCGACGGAAGATTGAGTAACGTTGTAGACGATACCAGTCTTACCATGGTAGTACTTGTGAGGCATACCCTTTTGGACGGCACCATTAGCCTTAATGTCGACGATGTCACCAACCTTGTAGGTCTTCAAGTAAGTGGACAAACGAATTTGACCATGCTCTCTGAAGCCACGTTGGAAGGTGTAACGGGTACGAGCTCTGAGACCGAATGAGTGAGGCATTGCTGTTCCTGGTTAAGCGCAGGATGTCTGTACAATTTCTCTTTGTGGTGTAGAAACCGCCGTGACTGCTTTTTGGAGTTCGTTATACTACACTATATCATTTAACATCCGCGCTGTAACGATATGACAGATTTCATTCAAGCCAAGATTAATGTCAGAAAGAATGGTTTAATGCCGTTTGTATGAGTATATTTCTAGTAATTTTCAATCCTACAATACTGAATATTATGCGTCTTGTTTATGAAACAACCAGCTTAGCAACCGttgaatttattgatcACCCATCAGAAACACATCCAAAGGTGggaaaacgaaaatgtATACTAAATTCCCTGAACGACAAAATCATAATGTTGCAGATCagcttaaaaaaaggaaaataattAACTCATAGCAATACACCCAAGAAATTTAACACGTAGGCTTCTATAGCTGTACTGACGAATTGACTACTAACCGTATTTAAGCAAGTCCTTTGAGAGCACGTCTGCGGTCACGCTCTTCAGTAATGCTGAGCTTGACACCCTTGCCCTTAGGCAAAGAGATCCAGCTCTTGTTGGTCTCACCAATAACGAAGACGTTGGAGAGACGAGTAGCGAACTCACGGTCCAAAGCATCCTTAACGTGGATGATTTCAAAGGAACCAAGGTGGTGTTCACGGTGAATGATGGTACCAACACGGCCCATGTTACGGCCACCGGTGACCATGACTTGGGCAGAAGTATCAAACTTGATGAATCCTTCAATCTTGTTGGTTTCCAAGTTAAGCTTGACGGTATCGTTGACCTTGATCAAAGGATCAGGGTAGCGAATGGTACGGCCGTCATGAGTGACGATGAAAGGAATACCCTTGGCACCCAATTGGACACGCTTAACCTTGCAAAGCTTGTACTTGGCTTCTTCAGCAGTGATGCGGTGAACAGTGAAACGTCCCTTAATATCATAAACAAGACGGAAGTGTTCACCAGTCTTCTCAATGCTAATAACATCCATGAAACCAGTAGGGAAAGTGTTGTCAGTACGAACCTTTCCGTCGACCTTGATCAAACGTTGCATGAGAATAGCTCTAACCTCACGACCGTTCAAAGCATACTTAAGACGGTTGCGCAAGAAGACGATCAAGGGAAGGCACTCACGAGCCTTATGAGGACCAGCAGAAGGCTTGGGAGCGTAAGTACCAGAGAGCTTGTCTAAAAGCCAGTGGTGAGGGGCGGCGACACGCTTTAAATGCTTTTTGGGTCCGCGAACCATTGTCTATCGTCGTGGTTAAAACTCGCTTTTCGCCTAAACGGTTTCGCAGGAGCAAGTGTGTGACTGCTTTTTTCGACAACAAACCTTTTTCCATTAATTACCTGTAAATAGCAACCATAATATatctttattgtttttatagTATACTAAACGGTTATTATTTCAATgattttcaataaatatGTTTTAATGGATGTCTGTTTTGTTGAAGTGATTTCAACGTGATGTATTAAAGGTAGTCAGTTGAACAAGAATTTTGCTACTCTAGTACCAATGGAATatgtttccttctttttcacttgctttttctttataaattaGAATTTTATCATTTTACTCCTTCAGGAAATTGCACGCACTTTTGCGAGCTCTTTGTTCCTCACTACTTCAGGTGCGAAACAAGAATATCATCTCAGTTTTACAGCATAATTCATATCTTAATTATATATAGGTATATATTCGTTCTCGAATTTAGCAGCATCGGTGCTCAGTTGGTACTAATTTACAACATGGATAGTGTAACTATCAAGGATGAGACGATTGCATATAAACATTATCCTAATGATAATTCAAAGATTGCGATTTTAGCACATCCATATGCATATTTAGGTGGATCTGTAGATGATGCTTGTATTGTTATCATGGCCGAAAGGcttcaagaaaaaggcTACAGTGTTTACGTTTTAGATTTTAGCAGCCTGCCTTCCTCCTGGTTTAGTGGTAAAAGAGATGCAAGGTTGTTCTCTGTATTTACGCACCATATAGTTGAAACTCATTCACCAAGCCACGTCCTCATCGGCGGTTACTCTTATGGTGGAAGAATTGCAATGCATCCTTCAATCCGGCAAGGATTGGATTTCGATTCTATGAATATAAGTTTTATATTCTTAGCTCCCTATCTTGGCCTAGGGAGTGGGCTTTTGACGGGTTATTGGAATGTAAAAGCAGAAGGATTTCCTCAAAAAGCATCTATTCTTTATATTGTTCCGACGAATGATGAGTTTACCGGTTTAAATACTTTTCAGTcgtttttttctaaattgaaaaatcaatGCTCATTGTCAACGATGGTTGAATTGCATGAATGCTCccatttcttgaattttaaaaagcaaaaagaactttCTAAAATTCTTGATGAATGGATAGAATGAATGTTATCTTATAAAAGAAGTATGTGAATTCTCAGGTTCATTAAAACTACTTTGACCgatataaaaaaagccAAATCTGTAAGAATGCTTCTAAATCTTTATTACTTTaacatattttttctttttaactAAATatctttcattcttttattcaCGAAGTTTGTGAAGGCGCATTTGTCCTCCCATGGTAAAtatatgtttgtttacatttatGGGTTTCAGGATATAGCGCAtctccaaaagaaaaaataactGGAAACTCCCACACAGCAaatctgaaaaagaagaaatgataTTCTCTAgtttgtcttttctttttggtttccttgTACTTGCCTTTGCTTTAGCTGAGTCACTAGTTTCAAATGGGGATATTTACCTTGGTACTCACAATGCATCCTCCATTCTAGAAACCCAAGAAATCTGGTTTGTGACTTTTACTAAAAGTGGAGAGGCTTTCAAAGACTTTAATGATATCTGGGAAGCTTCCTCTAGCGCATATCCAAATCTTCATCATGCCAAAGTGTTTTGTGATTTGGAATCCGGTACGGACAACACAATTGGTTATTTAGACtaacaaaaacagaattttgcaaaagtcAAGGCGTACTTGAGTATCCTCAGATTGCTGTTTTACGCAACGGAGCCTGGATGAGAAATGTTTTGGACGACAGTCATCATTCGGTTGATTCGGCGTTGGAGTTTGTCGAAGCCCATTTAACTTACTGTCAATTGGAGTCCTTAAAGACCGGTTCCAACTGCCTAACGGAGGAAAATTATGATGAGCACTTGGATTCCCGGGAAGCAGTTTTTGGACTAGAGGAAGACGAATCCTGGAAAAGAGTCAACTCTTTAAGAAAAGCCGTGAATCTAGTATTTCGAGATTTTCTTGAAGATTCTGAAAATATCCTTTCCGATAGAGCCTTTGTTATGTTTTATTCCACTACCAAATGTCCAGATTGCTTTCAGTGGGAGCCTATCTGGTTAAGCATTACCCGGGATGTAGCTGATGAATTGACTATGGGATACGTCAACTGTGATAGTGAAGAAGACCTATGTGCTTATTACCATGTGGATAAATATCCCACATTTAtagcttttcaaaagctgGATGCTATTAAATATGAAGGTCCGCTAAATTATCGAGAGTTATCACGTTACGCCAATCAGTTGGCAACTTACCAAACGTTACACGTCCAGCCGGAAGAAATTGAATCCATAGAACACACACATACAACgttcttcatcttcttccacGACTACGCTCTTACGTTAGAGGATGTACAGTCTCTTAAGCGTATGGAACTGTATCTTGCTGGCAATGCTCCTTTGTTTCAATCTGATTCCGCTGCTTTGGCCGAAAGATATGGAGTTCATGCCTTGCCGGCATTCGTTTCAGTGAGAAATGGTGagccttttctttaccaaGCGAATACACCACGTCAATTTCGCTCTCACGAAAGGATTCGTAATTGGATTCGCCAAGCATCGCTTCCATTAGCCTCAGAACTATCACCGGTCAATTGCCATAAAATGGTGGATCGAAAACTGAGCGTTATAGCACTGCTTAATCCAGAATCCGAAAGCTATTTAGGAGATCGAGCCAGTCTGTTaaactttggaaaacattGGTTCCAGTTTCAAAAGAGACGGGAACGCAATTTTATCTCACACCAGCGAGTGAAAAAGTACACAGCCTTGACAAAGGctaaaaaatcaaaaaatcaaaaaaaaatcgaacGGATCAAGTACTCGACTATAGAACATCCAATTTTCACCGAGTCAGTATCCTTTCTATGGACTGATTCCACTGTTTGGCAAACTTGGTTACTCACAAATCTAGGCTATTCAGAAACGTTAACTAGCGAAGTCACTGTGTTTATCGTGGATAATGAACGTGAGATCTTCTACACCCAAGGACACGACGGTAAACCTTTGAAGTTGGACGAAccatctttgttttccacTTTGAGAGCGATTCTTGACAACTCGAAATCAATTCCTCACCAAGAAATGGGTAAAGCAACTATGTGTGGCGGTGAGATATATCACAAAAGTGCATACTTCAAACCAATTATctattgtttatttttgtttttatcatGTATCATGATTATTGTACTCATACATAAGCGAAGACGAGCACAACCTTCTCGTATGCAACCCATTCTTGGTTTTATGGACTTTCATCCTTTAGTTACTGTTAAAGCAGActaattataaataaat contains:
- a CDS encoding alcohol dehydrogenase; the encoded protein is MPLQYIVSDTKSGFDQLKIEDTKEVQSLKPNEVQVNLKAASLNYRDLIITKGMYPLHLNLPIVPGSDGVGVVEKVGSDVDEYKPGDKVVCNFFADYVDGKPTQHGYGSALGGTVNGAFRKVGFFPAHALNHAPRNLSFEETSTLPCAAVTAWNALFGSEDKLKPGQNVLIQGTGGVSIFALQFAAAAGARTTVLSSSDEKLKIAKNLGATNLINYKTNPEWAKPALEATDNVGYHHVVEVGGEKTLGQSLDVLVLGGVISSIGFLAQEGASLNVTSLIGKILNKNAIIRGIFVGHVHMFADMIACIEANDIHPLVDKVFPFEQLREAYDYLWSQKHVGKVVLKIDS
- the apc5 gene encoding anaphase-promoting complex, platform subcomplex scaffold TPR subunit Apc5 — protein: MEITEMQDPLGASAYSVFPIPLDKHNKKSVFYTRFLTPHKFALCLLVEFYAQHATAPSCSASFLDIILEYFDSSNSLPQSLIDLYNITTKLPSTIDSYSVYDLLHERLWSLHSYEDIHEIFMSLGSYITNLYEPDEEPPSHMLFSPSSVLSVFLRKCVVEYEQLSFEQGVEFFKSFLEYRSPSMNFRKDGVEYCKVNVRHELLGLASNQTLLQLAFGSTPGCHATQDIERLIQLQIQHMQRYGCFLPEEMKRKLHDILEAEGNHLNTSYHFRFLNAWFNGDYQQSIENLCRYFDHVMHSNERVSYQYALLNLSILQADFGCDKEALRAIEDTINTARESGDIACLNFALAWMYEFKRSQLPSSKDKNPEEENHILEHLAINSQSAQIPVLQSTVHLMQAQHFLDNGSNMVGVFSNLTKSFALQCHSESFHSFSRYMDLLQETWYRLGCFSLSFNYISLYQNSFFQEASVIDLVKSYMNKARRLVENGNWSDVSATLQMAKMESERSFQSVHFYGREKCFLYLDKAINEKNYKTATFLLKSLNGFRHSKESLFNTHYYSLKLDISLGNFSQCIDAVENLLEDDTNLTVEWKVKLMLLKVDIYIKTNVLHRAIFELLNVIEISSSSFLRLYLLEALCLLCLIGSLDCIKATELLDSLIPEVIASGNKALVALSFYSYASIQVSSYDKLKASRIFITKLLDNAFDGYKSCHMKDMQQQIALLKIQFLKQIKDNQASRYTEQYYKELFMQNE
- the rpl2102 gene encoding 60S ribosomal protein L21 gives rise to the protein MPHSFGLRARTRYTFQRGFREHGQIRLSTYLKTYKVGDIVDIKANGAVQKGMPHKYYHGKTGIVYNVTQSSVGVLIYKIVGNRYMEKRVNVRIEHVKHSKCRQDFLNRVKLNEQKRKEAKTEGKTVQLRRQPTPPVKAHFVATEQNKPITLHPAPYDTFI
- the rps403 gene encoding 40S ribosomal protein S4; this translates as MVRGPKKHLKRVAAPHHWLLDKLSGTYAPKPSAGPHKARECLPLIVFLRNRLKYALNGREVRAILMQRLIKVDGKVRTDNTFPTGFMDVISIEKTGEHFRLVYDIKGRFTVHRITAEEAKYKLCKVKRVQLGAKGIPFIVTHDGRTIRYPDPLIKVNDTVKLNLETNKIEGFIKFDTSAQVMVTGGRNMGRVGTIIHREHHLGSFEIIHVKDALDREFATRLSNVFVIGETNKSWISLPKGKGVKLSITEERDRRRALKGLA
- a CDS encoding alpha/beta hydrolase fold codes for the protein MDSVTIKDETIAYKHYPNDNSKIAILAHPYAYLGGSVDDACIVIMAERLQEKGYSVYVLDFSSLPSSWFSGKRDARLFSVFTHHIVETHSPSHVLIGGYSYGGRIAMHPSIRQGLDFDSMNISFIFLAPYLGLGSGLLTGYWNVKAEGFPQKASILYIVPTNDEFTGLNTFQSFFSKLKNQCSLSTMVELHECSHFLNFKKQKELSKILDEWIE